CCGTTTTCGCGAGCATAGTTTTCACCGCGTTCAGCATTGGTGCTGTAAACCGAAACGACTTCGCCACCGGTCGCGCGAATGGCTCCGATCATCCATTCTTTTGCAATGGTGCTTGCGCCTATAAGTCCCCACTTTGCCATGCGAATTTCTCCTCATTTTTGAACGGCGCACCACAACTTGCACGCACGGCAAGACGTACCGCCAAACGCTGCGCCTCCGCCTCCACCCGTTCCGAATTGATCTGTTTCAGCAAAAGCTGCGCCGCACGTTCTCCCAAACCTTGCGGATCAACAGCAACAGTTGTGAGTGCCGGAACAGTGGTCTTTGCTTCGATCACATCGTCAAAACCAACCACAGCGAAATCCCGGCCCGGCTCCAGTTGAGCGCCGCGCAAACCATCACAAACGCCAAAAGCCACAGCATCATTGAAACACACCGCTGCCGTCGGCTTCATGCTGTGCCGCAACACGCGCTCAACGGCTTCAACACCGCCAGCACGCGAGGGGGCTGAGGTGAAGACCAGCGCATCATCAAACACGATGTCCGCCTGCTCAAGCCCCGCACGATAGCCCGCAACTCTCTCAGCAAAAACAGCGGTATCCGCATAGCCGCCGATGAAAGCGATTACGCGATGCCCCAGCGACACCAAATGTTCAACCGCCTTTGCCACGCCGCCACGATTATCCGAAACAATCGACGACACACCCGACCCCGGCACATCGCGCACCATCTGCACAACAGGCAGGCCACTTTTTGCCAATGGTTTCAGATCACCAGCCTCGGTGCCACGCGCGGGCGAAACGATCAGCCCGGCAATGCCATGCTCACGCATCGAGGCAATCACTTCGCGCTGGCGGTCAATGCTTTCCGCTGTATTGGCGAGAAACTGCACATAACCTGCCGATTGCATGACACGATCAACACCCACCGCAAGCTCGGCAAAGAAGCTGTTGGTCAGATCATTGACCACAAGCCCGATGATCTTCGATTTCGACTGCCGGAGATTGGCGGCCGAGCGATTATAGACATAGCCGAGCTTCTCGATCGCTTCCTGAACCTTCGCCCGGGTCTCGGCATGAACCAGAGGACTGTCACGCAAAACCAGCGATACGGTCGACTTCGACACGCCTGCTTCACGTGCAATATCGATAACCGTAATGCTGCTCTTGCTCATATCTGTCTCCTGCTGCGGTAAGTTAATTGGAACGTTCCAAATTTGTCAACTTTTTTAATAAACACGAAATTGCCATATTCTCAACATCGGTTTGCCTCAATTTTTGCGGTGTTTTGCAAGCTAAAACGCAAAATCAGGTTTCGAAATTTCATTTTCTAAGCACTCTCTTGAAATTTGGAACGATCTAAAATATTCAATTCGTCCTGGAGCCGGAGGAGTGATATGAGCGCATTATCGGAAAATATGCTGAGCCTACCATGCGCTGACGGCAGCATAAAACCCTATCGCTTGATCGGCACCCCGACACCGCGCCCAGCATCTCCCCCCCGATTCAACCGCATTGCCTATGCGGCAGCGCATGTGGTTTCAGACCCGCTCAAAGACAGCAATCCGTGGAACAATCCGGCGATTGATTGGGATGCGACTATGGCTTTCCGCCATCACCTCTGGAGCCTCGGCTTTCAGATTGCGGAAGCGATGGACACCTCGCAACGCGGCATGGGGCTTAGCTGGGCTGGCGCGCAGGAGCTGATCCGCCGCTCACTGGCAGAAAGCAAGACCGTAGCAGGTGCTGATCTCGCCTGTGGCGCTGGCACTGACCATCTTGATCCGTCTAAGGCAAAAAGCCTTGACGACGTGATTAGGGCTTATGAAACCCAGGCTGAATTCATCGAAAAACACGGCGGCCGTTTCATTCTGATGGCCAGCCGCGCACTCGCCCGCATCGCCCGCTCGCCAGAGGATTATGCCAGGGTCTATGGCCATATTCTCACCCATGCCCGCGAAAAGGTCATTCTGCATTGGCTCGGAGATATGTTCGACCAACAACTCAAAGGCTATTGGGGTTCAGACACGTTTGAAGACGCGCTTGATACGGTCATCGGCATTATAGAGACCAATCGCGACAAGGTTGAAGGCATCAAGATTTCGCTGCTCGAAGAACGCTACGAGATCGCGCTTCGCAACCGCCTGCCGGATGGCGTTCTCTGTTTCACGGGCGATGATTTCAACTATGCGCCATTGATCGAAGGCGATGGAAACAAGCACAGCCATGCGCTGCTTGGCATCTTTGACGCCGTAGCACCACAGGCTTCAAGCGCCCTTGCCGCCCTCGCCGACGGCGACAATTCCCGCTTTCGCGCGATCATCGAGCCAACTGTGCCGCTGTCACGCAAAATCTTTGAAGCACCGACGCAATATTACAAAGCTGGCGTTGTATTCCTTGCCTGGCTCAACGGACACCAAAGCCATTTCACCATGCCCGCCGGAATGCAATCGGCACGCAGCATTCTGCATTATGCGGATATTTTTCGCCTCGCAGATCAGGCCGATGTTCTTGATCATCCAGAGTTAGCTATAAAGAGATTCAATCAACTTTCAGCCATTTATTTATCGCCGCGATAGTTTCACAGCTTCCACCGAGATTGCAAGCAGGCACTGGCGGATGATTGGGATTGAGAGAGCCGCATTTTGACGGCTTTCAAGGACTGCGCGTTGCAGGCGCTCCATGACGCGCGAAAGGCTTTCGGCATTCCATCGACTGACCGCATTTTCAATCAGCTTCTTTCGATTAAAGAATACCGGCGGACGCGCTGAAGCGACTACGACAGAAGCACTTTTACGCTCGGTGTCTGCGATATGACGTAGCGTCTGAATCTGCTGGAACTGACGCGCGGCGGTATTGAGCACCAGGAAAGGAGCAGTTCCCGATTTCACAACGCGGTCAAATGTTGTCTCAAAACGGCGTAAATCGCCCGTCAGAACCGCATCCACGACTTCGTCCGTAGAAAGTCCTGCAACATCGCCCACGGCTTCACGCACATCATCTATGTCGATGCGCTCCTTGCCCCGCGCATAGAGGCAAAGCTTTTCCAGCTCGCCACGCGTGGCCAACCGATCACCGCCAAGACTCGCGCGCAGCAGCTGACGGCCATCCATGGTGATCTGTATTTTCCATTCGGCCAGCACATCGTCGATAACACCATCAATGCCGCGTGCATCATCTGAATAGCAAGGCAAGGCCATGCCAGCTGGTGCATTTTCAACCGCGCCGCGCAGACCAACGCCTTTTTTGAGATCGCCAGCTTCGACCAGAATATAGGTTTCACGCGGCGGCTCGGTCGCCAGAAGTTTCACAGCTTCGGCAAGCTTCTTTTGTCCACCAGCATTCTTGATCCAGATGAGCCGCTCGCCGCCAAACATTGAAATTGTGCGCGCTTCATCGGCAAGCTTTGCCGGATCAGCATCGATTTCGTCTGCTTCCATACGAATAACAGCAAAGGGATCATCGAGCGGCAATTTTGTCGCCTTTGCATAGCGACGCGCACGTTCGTTCACCAGCCCCTTA
This genomic stretch from Brucella pseudogrignonensis harbors:
- a CDS encoding LacI family DNA-binding transcriptional regulator, yielding MSKSSITVIDIAREAGVSKSTVSLVLRDSPLVHAETRAKVQEAIEKLGYVYNRSAANLRQSKSKIIGLVVNDLTNSFFAELAVGVDRVMQSAGYVQFLANTAESIDRQREVIASMREHGIAGLIVSPARGTEAGDLKPLAKSGLPVVQMVRDVPGSGVSSIVSDNRGGVAKAVEHLVSLGHRVIAFIGGYADTAVFAERVAGYRAGLEQADIVFDDALVFTSAPSRAGGVEAVERVLRHSMKPTAAVCFNDAVAFGVCDGLRGAQLEPGRDFAVVGFDDVIEAKTTVPALTTVAVDPQGLGERAAQLLLKQINSERVEAEAQRLAVRLAVRASCGAPFKNEEKFAWQSGDL
- a CDS encoding dihydrodipicolinate synthase family protein is translated as MSALSENMLSLPCADGSIKPYRLIGTPTPRPASPPRFNRIAYAAAHVVSDPLKDSNPWNNPAIDWDATMAFRHHLWSLGFQIAEAMDTSQRGMGLSWAGAQELIRRSLAESKTVAGADLACGAGTDHLDPSKAKSLDDVIRAYETQAEFIEKHGGRFILMASRALARIARSPEDYARVYGHILTHAREKVILHWLGDMFDQQLKGYWGSDTFEDALDTVIGIIETNRDKVEGIKISLLEERYEIALRNRLPDGVLCFTGDDFNYAPLIEGDGNKHSHALLGIFDAVAPQASSALAALADGDNSRFRAIIEPTVPLSRKIFEAPTQYYKAGVVFLAWLNGHQSHFTMPAGMQSARSILHYADIFRLADQADVLDHPELAIKRFNQLSAIYLSPR
- the holA gene encoding DNA polymerase III subunit delta; the protein is MAQKKAHEVDQFLSKPSSSFPVVLLYGPDKGLVNERARRYAKATKLPLDDPFAVIRMEADEIDADPAKLADEARTISMFGGERLIWIKNAGGQKKLAEAVKLLATEPPRETYILVEAGDLKKGVGLRGAVENAPAGMALPCYSDDARGIDGVIDDVLAEWKIQITMDGRQLLRASLGGDRLATRGELEKLCLYARGKERIDIDDVREAVGDVAGLSTDEVVDAVLTGDLRRFETTFDRVVKSGTAPFLVLNTAARQFQQIQTLRHIADTERKSASVVVASARPPVFFNRKKLIENAVSRWNAESLSRVMERLQRAVLESRQNAALSIPIIRQCLLAISVEAVKLSRR